The nucleotide sequence GTCGATGAACTTGCGGATCCTGCACCTCCGTCTGTTGTCTGTTTCTCACTCGCAATAATTCCTCCATCGCTGTCGCCAGATGAACTGGCTGATCCACCTGAAGAACCTCCATCACCACCAGCTCCCACTTCGATATCTCCTCCTAAAAATAGTaggaaagtgaaaaatattcttttggaAATAATAATCTTTGCTATTTGCCCTATTTGTCTCACCTTGGTTGGCATCGATGTCTCCATCTGCTGCTCCAGCAGCACCATCATCACCATCAGCTACtcctgcatttccatcatttccaTCTACGGCACCAACTCCAGATCCAGACAACGGTCCAGGTCCTGCAGGACCAACTGCTCCCGGTCCAGCTGCACCAGCAGCTCCTGGTCCGCCAAATACAGATGGATAGTAACTGAATGGTGGTAGGTATGGGTTTACATTGTATCCACCGCCGAAGGAGTCATAGATCAGAGGGTAGGAGTTGTAGGGATAAGGTTGGAGATTGATAGGATTGGTAGCTTGTCGGTTAAAGTCCTGGGGTGTAGACAATGGGATCAAATTGGGTGGAAGACCATATTCATTGAGTGGGATTGGTGAATTTTCCTTCAGTAAGTTGGTATTTGCAACAGAACCAGCATCGAGTTGAGCATCATTTCCACTAATGATGGATTGATCGCTGGTTACTCCACTACTAGAAGATCCAGCTGATTCTTCAGCAGCAGCAGCGGATGCAACGGCTGCTCCTCCTGCAGCagatttctgaaaaatgttcaaattagcttttgaagtgaaatttaaatttaaaaaaataactacCTCCTGCTGATGGCTAAAGAAGGAAAATTGATTTCTGGCTTGGAATCCAGGCACAGGACCGGGAATAAAACCTCCATGGTGATGGTATGGACCGGCATAGGGGTCGTAGAGACCAAAGGCATTTTGATGGTGAGCTAGACCAAACGTGGAATAGCCAAAGCCAGCATCGTGAATTGTGGGTTGTACGACAGGATAAGCTCTGCTGGGAATAAGATTCTGGTCTGTGGTGATGAGTGCATTGTAGACTTTGGGTGACTTGAGTGTGGTTGAGTGGACAAGTGTGACCAGCAGAGCGCTGAAGAGCACAAGAGTCTGCAATTACAAATGACAAATTCATCCATAAATCTCTATCATGCATGACTGGTTCTGCGTGTGATCATCTTGATGAATGGATGTGAGTCTCCGCGGGCCAAAACACGCATTCATGGGTGATGATGATGAAGTAACTCAAGACATGGCAATAAAGTTGCATCAAAGAGTGCAATAAAACTACTGGTGGATACTTGTCTTTTTCCTCCTAAAAGTGAAATCGTGCACAAGAGTATAATTTTTTGTCATATACTTGGCTAAATATTTTGCTCCAAGCATTCTCATAATATGCTTCTGATGGCAATCAAAAGATAGGCGGTTTTAAAGGCCATGCGGATTTTTCCGCCAAAATCACACACCACCGCTGAAATGTTAATGTTCTATCGTGGTCATggtattttgatgaaaaaaaaaattaaccacacTTAATCCAAGTTCTTACGATAGATCATAAGCTATTTTCTCAATCACGATCTCGTAGACACTCTCTTTGTGTCCACACAAATTTGCTTGGAGAATTGGACACTGAGAACAATTATTAGttcttttgaaaattagttTCGTAGTTGTTCTATTTTAATTTATGTTGTATTTCtcatatttcagaatttttgtggaaaaacaCAGCAAAGAAAGGTGTTTTCTTGCTTTctacttttttaagggtaaaagtaTTCTTTAAAAATGTAACTGTGCTATCGAAGAACTAgaatttttcaaactaaaattcaaataaaattttcacaataattaTTCCTATGCGCTGTCCTGTGTTAAAAATCagttgaattgatagattttctttaattcaatgacaaaaataatctttattccacaaaaaaaacacgtttaactctttccggaccgcagcatatgctgctaGCCGatatcagcattttttaatcaaaaatatctaagctcaggaattaattgaggtcctacaaaaaatatctcacatttggacatccttatagcaTATAAtgatccacaagaatcggatttttatcagttctgaataattaaaaaacattgtttttcatagaatatgcatatgcttctttgggtaagagtcccaaaagagacggaagagttaaatatgctaaaatagcataaaatgtGTTTgctcatttattgaaaaaattattttgaatttagcaaattaacatgttaaaattgctcattaattttaattttttttgcagccAAACAAGTAGTCTTTTATATCAAAttgtttttgttaaatttatttattcgttAATTTTATTTGTGACGAAAAAGTATAATAATTACAATGGATTAATACCGATCCAGTATCGGGAATAATTCCAACCGTGATAATCGTTTTATAAGCCAAACATAacagataagtaatttttgaaaagcgttttaagtaaaaatctaacaatttacagtagactcgctCAATcgtctctttttcaatcgggcgaaaaattttgttgtcaatgttcacgtttaattatgaagcaaatttgctcaaattcgctgtaagttccttttattttatcataattttttataattgagcgcttttttgtggaatttacaatgactttggcGCCCAAATCattcgataatttggatgacatatTGCCCCGCCTGAttaagagagagtctactgtacttgaacaaatttcttgaaaaatatattcctatttaaatttataaataaatttaaagatagatcaaataatataaattttaaggaGTTCTAGACCTCTTAATGAGAAATTAttgtcataaaaaattattgtgaaatTCGTACTGTGATATTACGGTAGGAAACTTaaagttttgatattttttagctTTAAGTCTTGTTTTATGAGTAAAGTGAATATttacaatataaataaaataagagaATGATTTTTAGTAATACGTTAAATTaggaattttatttgttttttttttcaatttaaattttaatttcaatttaatatatATAACTGCCTTTGACctagtgctcttgaaagcatatTTCAGAGATACAGAACttaaagaatttcatatttgagtaatagcggccaccgccgtcgtATGCCCTAGGTACACTTACAACTTGAGTCGATAGAAATagataatgatcagattacatttccattggTTTCGGACTAATCCGTCtgtcgacttaagccgagaaacgacttaattagtgaaaaactgatggaaatagtCGAATCGTTTAAttcgattataattacgttaaccctttaaggacgacaggGTCACCGGTAccgtgtcccaaaaataaaaactaaattttcggactatttagaaggcaaaaaaatgtttttgtttttgggacaacgatgtcccactcgtccttaaagcaTTAAGTCATCTCTCTGCTTAAGTTGTAAGTTTATCTGGGGCTTTACCGTTGTTGACCAACCTTCAGAGTCAAAACGatgaaaaattctttctcaaGTTGTATAAGTCATCTACATCATCCAAAgggtttacaaaataaataaataaaataagcaagagcaaaaaagattaaaaaaaagcaacttAAGGGtcaaaatagactcaggctgatcctagagaatatttagcctgtaaaatttggaagCAAATGATTAGATGAAGTAAGTTTATGTGAAGGACCTCTAATTGATGATCGTAAGCccttcagtgtatgacagtttggatTAAATCGTTCATGTAAAATTTTTTCGAATACccttgaggatcagcctgagtttatttGGGCCATAAGTCTCCAAGAAGCTTAGGATAAGCCGTCGTTTCTTCTCTCTTCTCTAGGATGTTTGTTCCAGAAAGTTACCTTCTCAATGAAggatatttattcatttacatttttttatttaggaatTTTATAAAGTAAACTGGGACAATTTTATagtttttgtgtaaattttgatggcagcagaaaatcaattcgaatagttcaaaaaatatatatatacaaataaattgatgcaTTTAAATTTCGTCAGTAGAAATTGTTTTGctaaaactttaaagaaattaGAACGCTCACATAATATTTGTTTTGGAATTGTCTATGTTAAAATGTTAAATGATATTCTGcttttttgagttttattaagaaaagaataataaaacacattgaaaatatagataaaaacaagtataataattttttatatcaaaattcaaaataataatttccttataaatataattttatttatttctcaaatttatcATTGCACGCTGTGGTCGTAACatctcaataaatttaattgcacGTTTATAGAATTATAAGACTAATATAAATCAGTATTATGAGTAACACTTTACCAGAttcaaagaataaaatttctattgaagaaattaaatagtgaataaattttgttctaggaaaatttttcttagtgtaatTTAAATCGCAAAATAGAACCATATAATAAGTGGAACTGAATAATATGATGAATTTAATACTAtagaatattcaattaaaagcCCTCAATTATATACAAATTTCACAGATATTGTGAACGATTTTTTGTGAGTGCAGAGATCGCGAAATATTGGTGGAAATGATTTGCGTAGGTCTTTGAGGAGAATTTATAACCGTGGCCGAAAAAATTGATGGTGGTTCCTCAACAGGACGGTGTTCCATGGTACGTGGATACTTTTCTGGCAAGTTACTTATTGCAGACTTATTTGTAAATTAGCCAACAATGAAACGCACTTTGCCTTCAGAGATTTCTGTCTCGCCAAAGTGAGTGGAGGAAATGGTATACGAAAAGTTTGTAAAGACATGGAGGTGGATTTTTActcaataattaattaaaattctacctGTGTATACTGTATAGTTAGATTAGATGCATTTTACACCTCTCATTCATTCtttttgattctttttttttgaaagtttttcccTGACAATTATAATTTCCTCTTTCTCACTCTCACACGTTTTTCTTTGCACTTCTATTTCTTAGTCATATGTGAGAACATAATTCATTGTATATTGAGACAAATATTCTCTTTCTATCTCGAGTGCGTTTTTTTTAACATTGCAAAATTACCATTTGTTTGGATTTTATGCGATCAAACAATACATGGGATGAAATAACTGTTTTCATGTCTCTAATCTCTCAATATAATACTTGGaagtttaagaagaaaaataatgctatAGAGCAAGTTGGAGGTTTAATGTAGAGTCTGTACAGATACCTCGTTAGGCAATGGATTAAATTCTCGCAGTATTTGGGTTAAAATGTATTCAAAAGAATTCTTTCTCCATCCCGCAATTGAGAGATTTCAATCGCACGAAAGGAGTGAAAGAAGAAATTGCAGAGGAGAAAGAAACCAATTGGAAATTGAGGATAGATTGGAAATAAGAACACTTTATTGTTCTACATTTTAGAGCAACTCTTTCATCTTAAAAATTCCACCCACACACCATTTCCTCCTGCAGATACTTCCGTGTTTTATGCAAAACTATTACCAATTGCACAATGAGATAAATATTAGGTTTATTGTTTCTTCttgattcacttttttttccttcatatAGCCACGCTTTTTTCCATTTGAGTGATACCAATAATGAAATTATCTCCCACTCTTTGGCGGTACATTTTATTATATGCTTGAAAGGCCTGAGACAAATCACAAGAGTCATTGAGTgcactttaaattaaaacacCCTCGAGCCATTTTAAGTGCCAGGAGAGACAGCTCTATACCAGTCTCAGCAATTGCTGGGACAAAGAATggatacagaaaaaaatgttgatcaTTATTAAACAATTAACCAACACTGAAATTATCGCAAAATTAATTGTGCaagaaaattatgtgaaaactCACTTTAATTGTTtgattcatgattttttttttattaatcctcAGCCAGTGGCACTTTTTCTTGCAAGCACACGCAAACGGAAACTGAAGAAAAtcaccgaaaaaaaaagaaactgacCACTGTGCAAGGAGAGTGTCGCGaaagattttgtgaaaatagttcaaaaaaaaaaaaataatatagcaCGATGTTTGCACTTGAACGTAACACAATTTTTTGGGCACTATTTTTCTCACTTTGCGTTTCTATTTGGTGTCTATTTTCACAAAGAGTGAATTGAACAGTAAATAACACTGAAGAGATTTTAAACTTTTCTACCCGACGTGAATTCTCTTAAAGTCATTTACATCTTCACCATTCAAACGAATGAATTAATATAACGAGTTGCTTACCTTTATATATTCCTCAACTTGCGCCTTACTCAGTGTCGCTGTTGTGGAGATATGCTGAACTTCGCAAACTTACACTTTATAGTGTATTAGAGTTGTGtagttacactgagagaaaaaaaatatacattatATTGCAAAACTATcaatatacattttaaaatgacacCAACAGATTGGGCCGTATTTTCGTAAAAGTAGTCAGTAAATGTTAAATTCATTCAATAAAACAGAATTATGTATAAATTGTAAATGctcaaaaatagtgaaatattccttttaaaaagaaaataaagaacttATCAGTCATCTTGGAATTTCTAGTTTGATATAAAAGGATTTATGAACAGTATTTTTCTTAaccgaaattgaattttcattggtcaaaatttttattttttactgggcaatttttaattatttactaatCAATTTGATTTCTTATTTACTGGtctgttaattttttaaaaaataatattttcccctatttaaaatattttagttgatTTGAGACTCTACTTAGATTGaggatttttattaaatatttc is from Phlebotomus papatasi isolate M1 chromosome 1, Ppap_2.1, whole genome shotgun sequence and encodes:
- the LOC129809457 gene encoding uncharacterized protein LOC129809457, which translates into the protein MNQTIKTLVLFSALLVTLVHSTTLKSPKVYNALITTDQNLIPSRAYPVVQPTIHDAGFGYSTFGLAHHQNAFGLYDPYAGPYHHHGGFIPGPVPGFQARNQFSFFSHQQEKSAAGGAAVASAAAAEESAGSSSSGVTSDQSIISGNDAQLDAGSVANTNLLKENSPIPLNEYGLPPNLIPLSTPQDFNRQATNPINLQPYPYNSYPLIYDSFGGGYNVNPYLPPFSYYPSVFGGPGAAGAAGPGAVGPAGPGPLSGSGVGAVDGNDGNAGVADGDDGAAGAADGDIDANQGGDIEVGAGGDGGSSGGSASSSGDSDGGIIASEKQTTDGGAGSASSSTASGISGGSDGNSGSSSTSGGSTSSSGSSSSSSGYRGSSRRTGFRGSNIRSALKAANPENPSQ